A stretch of Xenopus laevis strain J_2021 chromosome 8S, Xenopus_laevis_v10.1, whole genome shotgun sequence DNA encodes these proteins:
- the pfdn6.S gene encoding prefoldin subunit 6 S homeolog isoform X1 encodes MAEQLQEKLQAEIAKYQQLQKEISTTMSARQKLEAQLTENNIVKKELAFLDDSNTVYKLIGPVLVKQDLEEAKSTVDKRLQYINGEIKRYETTLKDMEQRSEQHRVSLTKLQQDYQRAQGKGTVKA; translated from the exons ATGGCGGAACAATTACAAGAGAAGTTACAGGCCGAGATTGCCAAATACCAGCAGCTCCAGAAAG AGATCAGCACTACTATGTCAGCTAGGCAAAAGCTTGAGGCTCAGTTGACTGAAAACAACATTGTGAAAAAG GAGCTGGCTTTCCTGGATGACAGTAACACTGTATATAAACTAATTGGTCCAGTGCTGGTGAAGCAGGATCTGGAAGAGGCAAAGTCTACGGTGGATAAAAGGCTTCAGTACATTAATGGAGAAAT AAAAAGATATGAGACCACCCTTAAGGATATGGAGCAGCGTTCAGAGCAGCATAGAGTGTCCCTTACCAAGCTTCAACAAGATTATCAGAGAGCACAAGGAAAGGGTACAGTGAAGGCCTGA